GGGTAGGGCTTCTCGCCCGTGTGCAGGCGCCGGTGCTTGAGCAGGTCGGCGCGCCAGCTGAAGCTCTTGCCGCAGTCGGCGCACAGGTTGGGCCGCTCGCCCGTGTGCAGCCGCAGGTGGTTGGTCAGGTAGGTGTTGCGGCTGAAGCCCTTACCGCACTCCCCGCAGCGGAAGGGCTTCTCGCGCGGGGGCCGGGCCAGCGCGGGCCCCGCCCCGAAGCCCCCGGCCACGCCCACGCCCACGCCCATCATCCCCACCACCCCGCCGCACTCGCCTGCGAAGCCGAAGGGCTCCAGGCTGGCGGCCGCGGCGGCCTCCGCCAGGCGGTGAATGCGCTGGTGCTGCAGGAAGGCGGCACCCGGGCTGAAGCTCTCCCCACAGTCGGGGCAGATGGTGGGCGCGTCCATGATGCTGGCCATCAGGCTGTCGAGCTCCCCGAGGTCCATGGCCATGGGGTGGTGGAGCCGGCGGAATCGGCGGTGGGCGGGCTTGTCACCCCGGTGTCGACTCCCCAGGGAGAGGTGCCGCCTCCAGGGAAGCACGGCAGGAGGCGgctgctcctcttcctcctcttcctggggGCTCCGGGAAATGCCGACGGACTCCGACAGCCCTGCGAACATCGCCATCTCAGCTACTCCAGCTTGGTCATCCTCTTCCTCACGGAGAGCAACCCCTTCTTCCTCGCTCAGCAGGCCCCCTGCAACAGAAAAGGCGGCAGTGGGGGTGACTATACTGGGCGCTCAAGAGGTAAACCCAGAGGAAGCCCATCTCAGTAAGAGGGTGGGCCACGGGGTAATCCCCTCCCCCGGGGACTCTCAACCTCTGTCTCCAAGGTCCCTGTCTCCTCCACCCCCAATTCCAGCCTCCTTCCCGCCTGGTGACTCCTGGGGAAGGCCTAAAGGAGAGCGAGCTCACCTGCCCCCTTGGCTTTCCAGTTCTTCAGGCAGCTGTCTCCgggcccaggccccacccactgGACCTGAGGCTCTGTTCCCCAGGGCCACCTGAAGGCCTGACAGTCAGCTTGAGATGGTCAAGTCTGGGCCAAGTGGGACTCTCTGGGATCTCGGAAGACATCTGCCCACTCCAAGAGCCACCAATGCCTTTCAAGGCCCTAGCCTCAAAAGACAAGGCCACTCCAGCCAACCACAAGAAAAGACCACCCGGCCTAACTAGGCGCcgaactgagttttttttttaaaaggattttcttatttatttatttatttatttatttttatttttggctgtgttgggacttcggttcgtgcgagggctttctccagttgcggcaagcgggggccactcttcatcgcggtgcggggaccgctcttcatcgcggtgcgcgggcctttctctatcgcggcccctcccgtcgcggggcacaggctccagacgcgcaggctcagcaattgtggctcacgggcccagctgctccgtggcatgtgggatcttcccagaccagggctcgaacccgtgtcccctgcattagcaggcagattctcaaccactgcgccaccagggaagcccccgaactGAGTTTTTAAATATGATTGGTCAGTCTGCAACCGCTTAAGGTGGAACAACAAACCAAACACACCCCAACCTAAGGGCTTTACTATATGTAAGGGGGGTAGGGAGTTGGGAAAAAGGGGAGGTGAGTGCAGGGCCTAGAGCTGGTGAGTCCAACTTAGAGGCTGATCCAGTACACACATCTGTCTGCGTCTGGCTGCTTATCCCCAAGCAGAGGACACCCAGGAAAGTTACTGGGATGTGAAAGACCACATGCTCTGTGCACTGCAAGGGAGGGCAGTAGCGGGTCTGGGAGGTGTCCTGGGGAAGGAATGTAACCTCACGGCCCTGATCATAAGGTATTTCAGCTCATTTCTGTCCCCAAGGCATGCACAGAGCAGGATAAAGCAACAAAAGCCCAAAGATGGAACCAAGGAAGCAGATGGAGGCCCAGCGTTTACTCTTTCCAGATAGGAATAGCAAGGGATTTAGGAGAGGCCTTGGGCACTTTGGGTATTAGCCACATGGACCTGGGCAGGTCCCTTACCACTGTGTTTATTTATCTGCAAGCGGGGATGATGACTGTTAACTGTAAACATCTGGATCTGTGCTAAGCAACTCATCTAACTCTCCAGCAACCCCAGGACGTAGGTCCCAATGTTACCTGTGTTCCCTCTTGTGCTGTTACACGTGTGATTTTATGGTAGTATTTTGTATGCTGTCAAGTGCACGCCTGTGAGTTACCCTCTTCACCCATGTTTACCAGTACAGCCCACCTCAGACCAGACTGATGAAAAGGATGTTCCTCAGGCTTAAGATTGTACAGAATCTGCTTCATGGTGTCCTCTAGAGAGCTGCCTCCTAAGAATGCTGCCCCTGGTTATCACTCTGGAGGAGCTAGAAATAAATGTGAATGGGGCAACTTCCACCAAAATTGCCGTTTTCTCCTCACCTGTGCAGATGTTAGACACTAGTTCCctctcctctgagtcccctcttaGAGCTTCATCCTGTGGGTTGGAGCCCATCTCCTGCAGGTGGCATTCTCTCTTGTCTGCGTCATGTGGGTTAGAGCCCATTCCTCTGTCTTCTGGGTCCCCTTCCCTGTCTTCAGAGTTCTCAAAATCAGAGCCCATCCCCTTGTCTTCTGAGTCCTGGGCTTCACACACGCCCCGTTTATCTTCTCGTTCCATCCAGGAAGAACAGGACAAGGGAGGTGACCAGGGATCCCTGCTCCAGACAAAACACACAGATAAAGGTCACGTGAGTCTGGCCTCATCCCCCTACCAGGTCTGGCTTTGATTTCCATGAAAATCAATGGCACAGTCCAATAAAATGTACAGCGTTCCAAGCCCCAGATGGCAGATCTCTGCTCCATCTCACGCTTTAAGGTAAATAGAACTGAGCGAAAAGGAGGCTGGTCTGGGTAGCAGAGGAACAGTGGCAACTCATGAGGCCACATGTCAACTCTCACTGGACTACAATTCCATCTGCTTCCATATATGAAGTGGATTATTCTATTAACATAGCTCTATAGCCTTAACAGTGGGTTAACAGTggtattcccactttacagatgagaaaacttaaaCCTCAAAAAGAAGACCCCACTAGCCTAAGGCTAACTTGTAAGCAGTAAAGTGGGAATTAAACCAATTGTGGTGCTTCAAAATTCCATGAGTTCCTTACTCTAGTTAAAGCTTGCCCTCCTCTAAAtagatacaatttttatttgtatacaatattttatttactgaggtcaattatacctcagtaaagctgggggggGGGTGCAGCTTGCCCTCCTCAAACCCACAGCAATTTTGTGAGGATTTTAGCTACTTATGAGGGGGCCCCTAAGGAACCAGAGGAAAAGTACATTGAAGACACAAGACTAACAAAAGCATCGGTATATTAACTTCTTATCTAAGACTGTGTCACCAACAGCAGCATCCTGGCTCCACAGGATATGCTGCTTTCCTGTGAGCAGTGAGCCAAGTAGTTCAAGCTTTAGTAGGTCTGTTGGGGGTGGTGGAAGAGATGCAGGGACCCTCTGTATTAGAAGCCATCTCTATAGCCTGATGAAATATTTTGCCTTATTATATCCTTTAATTGTAGAGAGCCCTTAACAGGAACGTCCCCTGGCACAACTGGTAACCCCTCCACAGAACAGGCCAACGTGTGAGTTGTAGGGAGACGATGACATCAGATTCCTAAACCTTTTGTAGATGGCAGGTTTACGTTTCAAAAGTATAGGGCGCCCTGCCAAGACTGGGCAGTTGAGCCAAAAATAATTGACATCTGCCATCTATCACTCTTACAGCTCAGCTCAAGGCAGCAAAACAGTTTACAGGTCAAGGATCTTGGACTGACGTTGAAGTGTAcagctctctctctgccttggcaGTCCCAAGAATATGGCTGAGCATGTGGCTTTTCCTACCTGCCTCTGTTGACAGGGCTTCCCAGAGGCAGCCCTGGCTCTGTGACTTTTCGGCGTGGAAAGCAGGAGTTACCGGCAGCAGCCTTTCCGGTGGAGTCAGCCTTACTCTGCAGTCCAAGGCAAGTCAGTTAACCTCTCCTTGTTTCAGTGTCCTCATCAGTGCAAGGAGGATAATGCTACATAACCTTTCACACACGGAGGGTGTCAGAAGGAAACATTaaaaagcactttggaaaatacTGTGGCATGGACTCGATACTCTGAGTAGTCCAAATGTGGAATTCACACAGTATTCCTCTTTCTAAGTCCTGATGCCATTCCAGCCCACCTCAAAGACACACCAGCCCCTCCGTAATTTTGGCAGACTCACAGCCCTAAATAGCACATTATATCCTTTCTCAGAGCTGATGATATGCTCCCTAGATTAGAGGGAAACATCAAGCCTGCTTCTTAAACATCACAGGAAAATGGCTGGACTGAGGATGGTCAGTCAGCAGTGTCCTGGAACACAGCTGGTCCCTTTAGAATGTATAACTGTTTAAAATGCCAGGTCCCAAACACTCAGGATTAGGCTGTAGGAGAAAATCCCTTTAAAGCCATAAACCTTTTAAGAGGTCTATCCCGCAAGGGACTATTGACCCCAAGTCACTTCTACCTATCACCCTCTTGCCTCCTGGAGCTCAGACTCTATAGACAAGTACAGCCCTTGAGTCAGCATAGATATAATACACCCCGAAGATGGGCGGTAGAAGGTTTTCAAACATGTGACCTGTTGGTTTGCTAGTGGCTGAAAGCAGtggagaggtgggagagggactTAAAGGGGGCCTAGTCAATGGTTTCTGCCAATCTAAGACCAGCAAGAAGAATTTTATCAATAAAGTAAAGGAAATCAAATAAGTGTGTCACCAGAAATTCATAAAACTAAAATGGCAGGGTATGGTACCCAGAATGGTACAGAAGTAACTGCAGCCCTCCACCATAAAGGGTAGGATTTAACGGTCTACCCTGGGAAGCAGGAAAGCTTAAGATTTTACCCCAAACCCTTTTACGAAGGACAGAGCGCCTTCTTAGAGATCACCTCAGACACAGCAAAAATGGAACAAGCAGACTTTCTGATTTGTGATTTCTTGGGAACCAAGAGATAGTTCATACcagagatattaaataaataaactttttttttttttttttttttttagatttaagtGGGGAGAGCAGGGAGAGGCAGAATCTGAGTGAGTTCCCCATTTAGGGCTGTCTTATGAAGTTCACAATGCTGCCCCACTCAGGATTAAGGAGGCTCTGAGCTCCCAAAGGGAGCATGTCCAGATCCTTATTCACACCAGGGGAGGGAGGATTAGCTATGTTCTGGAAAGAGTAGGAAGCTCCTGTTGCCTAGAGAGATACATTCATGGTACAACATCTACTCAAATCTGTTTTAGAATGCATTATGTTAGTGCAAAACTGGAAATCTGCATGCCCCACAATATGGATTCAGCTCCATTCACACCATCACATCATAGGCTTCTAGGCAGCTATCAAGTAACGGAGAAGGCTATTTAGAAGTATGGAAAGGTAGTCACAATATATTATTAGATGAAAACTAGCtggtttaaaaataatctcatttgtttattaGTATATGCACACTAGCATATAGTTACACATGTCTACACAGGTTCAGAGAGGAAAACCAGAAGATTAtttatcaaaatgttaaatatctcTTGGTCACTTCTAGGGGCTTTGCATCATTTAATCTTAACAACAACCCAATGAAGCAGGGTATGATTTTCAACTTCAGAGGCGAGGAACTAGGCACTTAAGTTAAGCGATTAGCTCAAGGTCATACAAATCATAAGTGGCACAGCAGGGACAAAGCCCCTGCAGTCCAGCTCCAGTACCCACATTCTTAACCAGAAGCTGGTGTGTTGTTTGGGataacttttcctttttgtgaACATCAGTATTTTctacaataaagatgtattattaTCAGCAAAAGATGCCAACTCTGTTTTCAATGTGATAAAATACATTATAGGAAAACCTACAGTTATTCAAAAGCAGCAAAAAGGAAGACAAGGACAGGAGTTGTGCTTAGCTCAATCTAGAAGACTTACTTTTCAGAAATGTTATCTACACACCGGTATAACCGAACTGTCAGTCACTAGCTATCTAGGCACATTTTGTtccattcattttcaaaataagaactAGCAACATGTTTTCCGAGGCAAGGCCAGGGTTGGCTAATGAGTAGGTGGCAGGACATTGTGATAGCTTTGTGGCTAAactgacctgggttcaaatcctgttcTTTGTCAGCGACTTCACCTTGTGCAAGTGACTCAACCTTGCTGAACCTCAGATTCTACATCCATAAAAACAAGCATGCTGCCACCTACCATATAAGGTTAATGTAAAAGCAGCTGCCACACTGTAGAGAcacaataaatggtagttataaTATGAAACTTATGGCAATGACTTGattaaagaacacacacacacacccacacttcTCAaattgggggtctccttttcacagctaTATTCACCGAGAATGGTGTTTGGCAAGTACGAACAAAAAACTTCCTCTGGCTTGGCCACTAAAGGCTCTATTAATGAATAGCCCACCACGTGGAGACAAGAACCAGGGAGGGGTTGGCTGCTtaggggagctggggagagggaaaaagGTTCAGTTCCATGTTGGTTTGGAGATGCTGTTAACCCATCCTGCATACAGGAAGTATTCGTCTAAAGTATGCGTGGTCCAACAAATCCTGACTTAAACCATCTATAAGGGAGCTCTTCTCCCCCCCAGTAAGAAGGGGTACAAGTTTAAAGGGGGGAAAAACCAAACAGAGGTAAGAGTGGGAGTAGTCAGTCAAAGAAGATCCATTCTGCATCTGGTTCTAATCACTGAACCAGCAGTAATGAGGAGAGCCCTGGTTTTGGCCACCAAAGACACTGTGCTATGTGACTTACAGTAAGTACTTGCCCCTCTGGGCTTCTGTTCAATGAGGAGGTTGGGTGTGAATGTGCCCGAGTCCTCTTCTCCTGGTCATGCCACAAGCAGAAGCATGAATCCAGGGAGGCACCACTGTCAGTTTCGTTAGATATGTTCAACTCCAGCTCGTTTACCTGACTCCCACAGCAAGCTGTTAACTTCCCAAACACCCAAGACCACCACCGCCAAACCCTTCTCTAGGGCGCAGACCACGTCAGGGTAGGATCAGTCAACTTTGCCGAGATTACTCAAATTCTAGTTTTTAGAACCTGCAATATTTTCATGTTCCtttccccctaccccacccccaactcaGAAAAGAGTAATGTTTCTAACTCTATAAAGTCACTAGGCTCAAGCGCCTTCTAGACAAGCTCAACCCCCTGCGAAAGACGAATCCGATCAGTCTGAAGATATTGCTACAGAGTGGAAGTAAATGTGATCAAGTATGTTGGAAGGAaggagcggggagggagggaatgaggtgggggaaggggaagtggaGCCAGCCGCGGAGCCAGAATCAGAACTTAACCTGCCTGAGCTTCTTGGCACCTTCTCCCAACAGCGCCCTCTGGACCGATAGAAACGCAAAACCCATTCCTTTCCAACAGCAAAAGCGCCACCACTTTAAGGATTCAACGTCGCTTCCTGCCAAGGCGTTGAAGCCCACAAGCACACACGTCTCCCCCACCTTCCTGGTAGATGAGCCACTGGCCGTCCTTCTCTGGGGCATCGTGCGCAGGACCCCCCCGTGTCACGCCCCCTGCTGGCGGGAATGGGAGCGGTGGAGTGCGGCGCTCACAGCCCCCTGCTGCCAGTCGTCTCCCGTTGGGATGCCCAGTGCAGCTGACCCTGCACTGGAGCGGATCCCTCTCATTTGACTCCAGTCATTCCGTCGGGTGAGCACCGAGGGTCATCCACCCTGGTTTTCCACGTGAAGAGAACAGACTCAGACAGTTGAGCTCCAGGTGACACAGCTCCTAGGTATTGTCAGGTCTCTCCCCAGCGTCTCTTGACTCCTTGCCATGGCATTCCCACTCCCCGGGAAGGGGACAGCTGGCCAGGGCGTACCCCCCGGAGAGGAGCGGGCCCACCTGCGGCCCCTGGGCAGGCGGGATGGCCAGGCTGGGGGGGCCACCGCCGGAGAGCAGacctctccccgccccctcccagcaGGGACAGGCAGTCATGTGCCACAGCCACTGCCAGGTGGCCGGGAGCCAGGCCGGCGGGGCTGTCATGTCAGGGAAAGGAAGCGGCCAGGCGGCCGGCCAGAAGCGGCTCCCACTCGGCCTCCTCCAGGCTGCAGCTCCTTTCCGGTCCCCTCTGCTCTGGCGGGTCCCTTCCCTACCTCGGCGCGGCTCAGATCCCGCCTCCCCCGAAGCCCTCAGTGCTTCCTCCCTTCACTTCCCACGCCCCCTGCGCACCACGGTCTCCCCAGGGAGGGTTTCCATCGCAGAGTCCGGCGGGGGCGCCCGGCAGGCAGCGTAGAATGCTGGAAAAACAATTTAAGTCTGCGGCTCTAAAGGCTGAACTCATGACCATAACTGGGGTCTAACCGGGGATTCCGGGGAGTTAATCATTTGTCAGTCTTCAGGCACCAAATGGGTAAACAGTCAACCAGCCTCTCAGGGGATACAGCCATCGGAGTCCTGCCTCCTCATGGGTGAGCCTGTGgtcagaaagaatgaaaagggcTAAGAACTCCACCTCACCATACTGGCAGGGGATGCTTCCAGTGAACGGGGTGAATGTGTCTGCATCCCAAGGGCCAGCTGACTTCCCAGTCACACACCCAGACTGTCCAACCCCAAATGCCAACCTCCCAAGTGGCAGACTGTGCACGGTAATTTCAGACAGAGCTAAAAGATTACTGCAGCTAAGTATTGACCACTCTCCAGACAGGAGAAGCTAAAATAATATGGTTTCCTCCTTGTGGTTACTGCTTTTTTACCTGGAGAGGGAAGCCCAATTTGAAAAAAGAGACAGGCTCAAAACCAAGGCAACAGAGAAATCCATTTACAACCCCACTGGCCAGAGCTAGTCTGAGATTCTTTCCAATCTTTATGGTCAAGAATAGCACATATGTCCTTGGGGTCAGGCATTTCCTGTCTAATGGTTGGGCCAGGACCCCTCAGTTTGGCTGGAGGGCCTCAGCTTGTCACAGCTGCCAAGCCTCTGCCACCACCCCACAACTCCTGCACTAAATAAGAATTATTGCAATGCAGAGACAGATTCTAAGCTCCTTCAAAGTTAGACCATCTGCCCTCAGATGAGAAGGCACAGAAGCTAAAGGTTTTCATGCAGGCATTTACTTGTCCCAGATTTTACATTTAACTAAAATAGA
Above is a window of Balaenoptera acutorostrata chromosome 1, mBalAcu1.1, whole genome shotgun sequence DNA encoding:
- the ZNF697 gene encoding zinc finger protein 697 isoform X1, which codes for MEREDKRGVCEAQDSEDKGMGSDFENSEDREGDPEDRGMGSNPHDADKRECHLQEMGSNPQDEALRGDSEERELVSNICTGGLLSEEEGVALREEEDDQAGVAEMAMFAGLSESVGISRSPQEEEEEEQPPPAVLPWRRHLSLGSRHRGDKPAHRRFRRLHHPMAMDLGELDSLMASIMDAPTICPDCGESFSPGAAFLQHQRIHRLAEAAAAASLEPFGFAGECGGVVGMMGVGVGVAGGFGAGPALARPPREKPFRCGECGKGFSRNTYLTNHLRLHTGERPNLCADCGKSFSWRADLLKHRRLHTGEKPYPCPECGEAFSLSSHLLTHRRAHAAASGAGSAALRPFACGECGKGFVRRSHLANHQRIHTGEKPHGCGECGKRFSWRSDLVKHQRVHTGEKPYMCSECGETFSVSSHLFTHKRTHSGERPYVCRECGKGFGRNSHLVNHLRVHTGEKPFRCGQCEKRFSDFSTLTQHQRTHTGEKPYTCIECGKSFIQSSHLIRHRRIHTGNKPHKCAGCGKGFRYKTHLAQHQKLHLC